A DNA window from Arachis hypogaea cultivar Tifrunner chromosome 18, arahy.Tifrunner.gnm2.J5K5, whole genome shotgun sequence contains the following coding sequences:
- the LOC112769090 gene encoding uncharacterized protein, producing the protein MDDYSGKRAIDGVVVPKKGMGHLFRDSANTRDRNGQVCSRLGCSSKVNSPKGSQIGSSEKGKSLKTSFRTTSSGKEAIGSSSRTFTGNNNSGKSLIKPRKTLSSQLEADSSETSSVHDETDISNLVPPSENFRRVLQAEVENVGSSSVVQMEVGSSSVASSNTGSRRNFHPKPGLRGQETKSTGAATRAGTSRYGLRNLRCNSISDVVPAGIQPPDSANNRRKDTVKKRNCEGESSSTARGKKINGSSLEGRNSGPRNGISISDSRRPRNMPSNNRDRPDSNVMSVRTRRPTNGNARGRLSNQSNPNPVASNEPVVMIPTLPHSGDHNAPGVLHLTSLEAPLSRPVSYNRPGSSSDELYGIMPMSPTEYGITHSLINRDNFRRRYNMDGIAEVLLALERIEQDVELTHEQILLLESNLLLTGLNFYDQHRDMRLDIDNMSYEELLALEERMGSVSTALTEEALSECLKRSFFKSLPSDDVTETFNGNKNKDDTKCSICQEEYVVGDEVGNLQCQHMFHVVCIQQWLRLKNWCPICKASVAKSSTPPSPPPSSSSPSSY; encoded by the exons ATGGATGACTATTCTGGAAAAAGAGCAATTGATGGGGTGGTAGTCCCTAAAAAGGGGATGGGCCATTTGTTTAGAGATTCTGCTAATACTAGAGATAGAAATGGTCAAGTGTGCAGCCGTCTTGGTTGCAGTAGTAAAGTCAACTCTCCTAAAGGTTCTCAAATTGGTTCTTCTGAAAAGGGTAAATCTTTGAAAACTTCTTTTCGAACTACATCCAGTGGTAAGGAAGCAATTGGGAGTTCTTCTAGAACTTTCACAGGGAATAATAACTCAGGAAAATCCCTTATAAAACCTCGGAAGACATTATCCTCTCAATTAGAGGCTGATTCTTCAGAAACTAGTAGTGTACATGATGAGACAGATATTTCAAATCTTGTCCCTCCATCTGAAAACTTTCGGAGAGTACTTCAAGCTGAAGTAGAAAATGTAGGATCCAGTAGTGTTGTGCAGATGGAAGTAGGGAGCTCTAGTGTAGCATCATCTAATACAGGATCACGGAGGAATTTCCATCCAAAGCCTGGTTTGCGTGGTCAAGAAACTAAAAGCACTGGCGCAGCAACACGAGCCGGGACCAGTAGGTACGGATTAAGAAACCTCAGATGCAACTCCATATCTGATGTCGTCCCTGCTGGCATTCAACCACCAGACTCGGCCAATAATAGAAGAAAGGATACAGTAAAAAAGAGAAATTGTGAAGGGGAAAGTAGTTCAACAGCTAGAGGGAAGAAGATCAATGGTTCTTCATTAGAAGGACGGAATTCTGGTCCTAGAAATGGTATATCTATCTCTGATTCAAGAAGACCCAGAAATATGCCTTCTAATAATAGGGACAGGCCAGACAGCAATGTAATGTCAGTCAGAACGCGGAGGCCGACTAATGGTAATGCGAGGGGACGACTTTCTAACCAAAGTAATCCTAATCCCGTGGCATCGAATGAGCCTGTTGTCATGATACCTACTTTGCCTCATTCAGGTGATCATAATGCTCCTGGTGTATTGCATCTCACTTCTCTGGAGGCTCCTTTAAGCCGTCCTGTCTCTTACAATAGACCTGGTAGTAGCAGTGATGAACTGTATGGTATTATGCCTATGTCTCCCACAGAATATGGCATCACTCATTCTCTTATAAATCGGGACAACTTTCGACGACGCTATAACATGGATGGTATTGCAGAG GTATTGTTGGCACTTGAGAGAATTGAGCAAGATGTTGAGCTAACACACGAG CAAATTCTTTTACTCGAGTCGAACTTGCTCCTCACTGGACTAAACTTCTATGATCAACATAGAGACATGCGGTTGGACATTGATAACATGTCATATGAG GAACTATTAGCTTTGGAAGAGAGGATGGGTTCTGTGAGCACAGCTCTAACAGAGGAAGCATTATCAGAGTGCCTAAAGAGAAGTTTCTTCAAATCCTTACCTTCAGATGATGTAACTGAGACTTTCAATGGGAATAAGAATAAGGACGATACCAAATGTAGCATCTGTCAG GAGGAATATGTGGTTGGAGATGAGGTGGGGAATTTGCAATGTCAACATATGTTCCATGTGGTTTGCATCCAACAATGGCTGAGGCTCAAGAACTGGTGCCCTATTTGCAAAGCATCAGTGGCAAAGTCATCAACTCCGCCGTCACCGCCGCCGTCGTCATCATCACCTTCATCCTATTGA